A single Leptospira barantonii DNA region contains:
- a CDS encoding GMC oxidoreductase — MKKYEAVVIGTGFGGAVNGCRLSKKWPGQVLILERGKRYPKGSFPRSPHDMSKNFWNVPEENSSRVRPKKLSRLNQTGLFDIRNYKHMDVVISAGLGGGSLIYANVFLEPPDHIFDERWPANVKKKSLTSYYKIVKEVLGSRPIPINDDPRRKIVRTELYQKFAKSAGRESKLADINVFFGNDFKKPTEIGLQEKNRYGAVQTSCVYCAECDIGCNTHSKNTLDLNYLFVAENKYKADVRTEHLVHKIVPLGPDGNDNPSAHGENGYRVYYRDFGGKTRELTSVVTKRVVVSAGTLGSTELLLRCKEEFKTLPDISDHLGLQFSGNGDFLSFAVKGKEPANPNYGPVITQYTDYNLFKSYDPKKAFVLQDASYPVFASYFAEAAIPWFLRIGFFFHMIGELFKRFLSGKIFGKVGYLLSELMKGDLSYTSAVLLCMGIDRADGRMVWDRKRGFQVQWPQKNSMSLYQAILGVMKDFASFIKADSYFPLPTWAWPIRNNVSVHPLGGCILGNSKVNAVTSADSKTFGQVFSYQGLYVADGSLSPTAIGANPSMTIAALSERVAEGITGIKPTAKL; from the coding sequence ATGAAAAAATATGAAGCGGTTGTGATTGGTACCGGTTTCGGCGGAGCCGTAAACGGTTGTAGATTAAGTAAAAAGTGGCCGGGACAGGTTTTGATTCTGGAACGGGGAAAACGTTATCCAAAGGGTTCTTTCCCGCGTTCTCCGCACGATATGTCCAAAAACTTTTGGAATGTTCCCGAAGAAAACAGCTCCAGGGTTCGTCCTAAAAAGTTGTCCAGGTTGAATCAAACCGGGTTATTCGACATTCGAAACTACAAACACATGGACGTTGTGATCTCCGCGGGTTTAGGCGGGGGATCCTTGATTTACGCGAACGTATTTCTTGAACCGCCCGATCATATCTTCGACGAACGTTGGCCCGCGAACGTAAAAAAGAAAAGCCTTACATCGTATTACAAAATCGTAAAAGAGGTTTTGGGTTCCAGACCGATTCCGATCAACGACGATCCGCGTAGAAAAATCGTACGCACCGAACTCTATCAAAAGTTCGCGAAGTCCGCGGGAAGAGAATCCAAACTCGCCGACATCAACGTATTCTTCGGAAACGATTTTAAAAAACCGACAGAGATCGGACTTCAGGAAAAAAATCGTTACGGCGCGGTTCAAACATCCTGCGTTTATTGCGCGGAATGTGATATAGGATGTAACACACATTCCAAAAACACGTTGGATCTGAATTATCTATTCGTTGCGGAGAATAAATACAAAGCCGACGTTCGAACCGAACACCTCGTTCATAAGATCGTGCCACTCGGACCGGACGGAAACGACAATCCTTCCGCACACGGAGAAAACGGATACAGGGTTTATTACAGAGACTTCGGAGGAAAGACAAGGGAACTCACTTCGGTCGTTACAAAACGAGTTGTGGTCTCCGCGGGCACGTTAGGAAGTACCGAACTTCTTTTGAGATGTAAGGAAGAATTTAAAACACTTCCGGATATTTCCGATCATCTCGGACTTCAATTCTCGGGTAACGGTGACTTCTTATCCTTTGCGGTGAAAGGAAAAGAACCTGCGAATCCGAACTATGGTCCTGTTATCACTCAATACACGGATTATAATTTATTCAAGAGTTACGATCCTAAAAAAGCGTTCGTACTTCAGGATGCGAGTTATCCGGTTTTCGCTTCTTACTTTGCGGAAGCCGCGATTCCTTGGTTTTTAAGAATCGGATTTTTCTTTCACATGATCGGAGAGCTGTTCAAACGATTTTTGAGCGGAAAAATTTTCGGGAAAGTGGGTTATCTATTGAGCGAACTGATGAAGGGAGATTTGTCCTATACATCTGCGGTTTTGCTTTGTATGGGAATCGATCGCGCAGACGGAAGAATGGTATGGGATCGAAAAAGAGGATTTCAAGTTCAATGGCCGCAAAAGAACAGTATGTCGCTTTATCAGGCGATTCTCGGAGTGATGAAGGACTTCGCTTCGTTTATCAAAGCGGATTCTTACTTTCCTCTTCCCACTTGGGCTTGGCCGATTCGAAACAACGTCTCCGTACACCCGTTAGGCGGTTGTATACTCGGTAATTCAAAAGTAAACGCGGTAACTTCTGCGGATTCCAAGACATTCGGTCAGGTTTTTTCGTATCAAGGATTGTATGTTGCGGACGGAAGTTTATCTCCGACCGCGATTGGCGCCAATCCTTCGATGACAATCGCCGCTCTTTCCGAAAGAGTTGCGGAGGGGATTACGGGAATTAAGCCGACAGCGAAACTTTAA